TCCGACTTAGCCGTGGCGGGCGTGGGGTGGGTTTCAATGAACAGGCCGTCGGCACCCACGGCAATGGCGGCTTTGGCAATGGTTTCGATGAGGGCGGGCTGGCCGCCGGTTACGCCGCTGCTTTGGTTGGGGCGCTGCAGGGAGTGAGTTACGTCCATCACTACCGGCACCCCAAAAGCGCGCATAGCGGGCAGGTTCCGGAAATCGACTACCAGGTCGGAATAGCCAAAGGAATTACCCCGGTCGGTGAGGATAACGGGCGAGCTGCTGGTTTGCTGCACTTTATCCACGGCAAACTGCATAGCCTCGCCGTTCAGAAACTGGCCCTTTTTAATGTTCACTACTTTGCCCGTGGCCGCAGCGGCTACCAGCAAATCGGTCTGGCGGCACAGGAAAGCGGGAATCTGCAATACATCCACGTACTCCGCGGCAAAAGCGGCCTCCCCCGATTCGTGAATATCCGTGACGGTGGGCACGCCCATTTCGCGGCCTACCTTCTGCAGAATGCGCAGCGCCGTTTCGTCGCCGATGCCGGTAAAGGAATCGAGACGGGAACGGTTGGCTTTGCGGTAGGAGCCTTTGAAGATGTAGGGAATCTGGTATTTGTCGGTGAGGCGCCGCACCTGCTCCGCAATGCGCAGGGCCATGTCTTCCCCTTCAATAACGCAGGGGCCGGCCATGAGAAAGAACTGGCCGGAATTGGTATTCCGGAAATGCGGCAGGTGGTTGGCGAGAGTGGTGAGCATATGCAGGTTAAAATAGATCAGCTGATTTTTTTCTTCAGGCAGATAAACAACTCCGCGCCCTGGCGGGGCGGAATGGAGTTATAGGCCGTGTCGAAATGATGAAAATCGAAATAAGGAGCAAAGTAGCCCCGGTATTCTTCCGGGGTGCCGCCAAACGGCGGCTCGGGTGAAGCGCCAAAATCTTTCTGGAACAGGAGGCCCATCAGCGTGCCGCCCGGCACCAATAAATTGGCGCATTGTGCCGCATACGCGGGCCGCAAGCTGGGAGGCAGGGCGCAAAAAAACGTTTGCTCTACTATAAGATCAAAGGCGGGCTGAGGCTCCAACTGAAAAAAATCCTGTAGCAGGAGGTGTTCTGCCGGGAAATCCGGCACGCGGCTACGCAGCTCCTGCAGCGGCTCGGGAGCCACATCGGCCACCCACACCTGGGTATACCCCTGCCGGTGCAGATACTCGGCCTCATAGGCCCGGCCGGCCCCCGGTATCAGAATACGGCGGTCATCGGGGCCGGTCAGCTGCTCAAAATACGCTTGTAGCGGCGGGGTAATAGTACCCGTATCCCAGCCGGTGCGGCCGGCCTCATAGCGGTTGCGCCAATAGGACGCATCGAGGGTTGGTGCAACTTGCATAGAAGTATGTATTTTCGGGCACCCTCTTGCGTGGGCAGCCAATCCCTTTATTTTTGTGCGCAAAGGTAACGCACAGCCCGGATTGTCCGGGTTTAACTTAACCCCTTTCTAATGGAACAAGCCCAAAATCCGGAGCCCAAGAATAACAGCCGTGTGCTGCTGATAGTAGCCCTCATACTGGTACTATTGGGCATCAACGGCGTCCTTTTCTACATGAACCAGCAAAAGGGCAAGCAAAATGAGCAGCTCACGGCTGACGTGCAAGCCAAAGACGCCAAGCTGGAAGAGCAAATCAAGCAGTACGAAGCCCTGAAAGCCGATTTTGAGCGCCAGAGCCAGGAAGTTCAGTCTATGGGCCTGGCCAACGACTCGCTGGAAAATAAAATTGCATCAATTAATGCCGACCTGCTGAAGCTGCGCTCCTTCCGGGCCGGCAGCTTTACCCTCTCGGAGCAGAAGCGTTTCCGCGACCGGGCCAGCAACTTTGAGCGCCAGCTAAAGCTGAAAGACGAGGAAATTGCCAAGCTGAAGTCGGATAACGAAGCGCTGTACACCGAGACGACCACGCTGAAAGAGCGCCAGAACAAGCTCACTGACACCATTACCACCATTGCCCGCACCAATCAGGAGCTGAACGAGAAGGTAAACATTGCGTCTCGGCTGCAGGCGGAAAACATTCGGGTAAACGTTATCAACAGCCGCGGTAAGGAGAAGGACGATGACGATGACGTTTTCAAGGCCAAGCGCGTAGAGAAAGTGAAAGTTGCCTTCAACCTGGCCCGCAACGACGTGGCCCCGAAGGAAACCAAGCAAATCATGATGCGCCTGATTGAGCCCGATGGCTCGGCGCTGTACAACCTGAGCACTGGTGGCGGCACGTTTATGGTAGATGGTGCCGAAGCCTTCTACACCGCCAAGCAGGACATGGTGTTCGACAACACCAAGCAGAACGTGCAGTTTGTGTACGCCAAAGGCACGGAGTATAAGCCCGGCGTGCATACCGTAGAGCTGTATGCCGATGGTTACCTGATTGGCACCACCAAATTCACGCTGAAGTAAACGAAACACGACCCGGAAGCCTACCTCTTCCGGTTTCACTTCATTAAAAAAGCCCCGTTACATTCTGTAGCGGGGCTTTTTTTAATGAAGTGAAGACTCTG
The Hymenobacter sp. DG25B genome window above contains:
- the kdsA gene encoding 3-deoxy-8-phosphooctulonate synthase, which produces MLTTLANHLPHFRNTNSGQFFLMAGPCVIEGEDMALRIAEQVRRLTDKYQIPYIFKGSYRKANRSRLDSFTGIGDETALRILQKVGREMGVPTVTDIHESGEAAFAAEYVDVLQIPAFLCRQTDLLVAAAATGKVVNIKKGQFLNGEAMQFAVDKVQQTSSSPVILTDRGNSFGYSDLVVDFRNLPAMRAFGVPVVMDVTHSLQRPNQSSGVTGGQPALIETIAKAAIAVGADGLFIETHPTPATAKSDGANMLPLDQLEALLVKLTRVREAIR
- a CDS encoding methyltransferase domain-containing protein translates to MQVAPTLDASYWRNRYEAGRTGWDTGTITPPLQAYFEQLTGPDDRRILIPGAGRAYEAEYLHRQGYTQVWVADVAPEPLQELRSRVPDFPAEHLLLQDFFQLEPQPAFDLIVEQTFFCALPPSLRPAYAAQCANLLVPGGTLMGLLFQKDFGASPEPPFGGTPEEYRGYFAPYFDFHHFDTAYNSIPPRQGAELFICLKKKIS